The following are encoded in a window of Arthrobacter woluwensis genomic DNA:
- the folP gene encoding dihydropteroate synthase, producing the protein MDSLAAAPGTGPATNPLPVIRKAKAAARFEDLPQDRTLVMGVLNVTPDSFSDGGQHTTADSAIAHGLRMFYGGADILDVGGESTRPGADSVSPEEEQRRVLPVVAALVKAGALVSIDTVNASTAAAALDAGAAIVNDVSGQRVSDEMIQLVASRRVPYILTHSRGDSQTMDSLADYTDVVSEVVAELEELRARFRSAGHADERLILDPGLGFAKQGEQNWELLRGLGRLQDLGHRVLVGASRKRFLGELLTSAGKAAAPVERDAATLAITALSAGKGAWAVRVHDVGPNLDAVKVAARWAA; encoded by the coding sequence ATGGACTCGCTTGCCGCAGCACCGGGAACCGGCCCGGCCACCAATCCTTTGCCCGTGATCCGGAAAGCCAAAGCAGCAGCCCGATTCGAAGACCTCCCCCAGGACCGCACGCTGGTCATGGGTGTGCTGAACGTGACGCCGGATTCCTTCAGCGACGGGGGTCAGCACACGACCGCGGACTCCGCGATCGCGCATGGGCTCCGCATGTTCTACGGCGGTGCGGACATCCTGGACGTCGGAGGCGAATCCACCCGCCCGGGCGCGGACTCCGTGAGCCCCGAGGAGGAGCAGCGCCGCGTGCTCCCCGTGGTCGCGGCACTCGTGAAGGCCGGGGCCCTGGTCAGCATCGACACGGTCAACGCCTCCACGGCCGCGGCCGCGCTGGATGCCGGCGCCGCGATCGTCAACGACGTCTCCGGCCAGCGGGTCAGCGACGAGATGATCCAGCTCGTGGCCTCGCGCCGCGTGCCGTACATCCTCACCCACTCGCGGGGCGACTCCCAGACCATGGACTCCCTGGCCGACTACACGGACGTCGTGTCCGAGGTGGTCGCCGAGCTCGAGGAACTGCGCGCGCGCTTCCGGAGCGCCGGCCACGCCGACGAGCGCCTCATCCTCGATCCCGGCCTCGGCTTCGCCAAGCAGGGCGAGCAGAACTGGGAACTCCTCCGCGGCCTGGGCCGTCTCCAGGACCTGGGTCACCGCGTCCTGGTGGGCGCGTCCCGCAAGCGCTTCCTCGGTGAGCTGCTCACCTCGGCCGGCAAGGCCGCCGCTCCCGTGGAGCGCGACGCCGCCACGCTGGCCATCACGGCCCTCTCCGCCGGGAAGGGCGCCTGGGCCGTCCGCGTGCACGACGTCGGCCCGAACCTCGACGCGGTCAAGGTCGCCGCGCGCTGGGCGGCGTGA
- the folE gene encoding GTP cyclohydrolase I FolE: MTHIDDDVPNTASDAASADGPMDLPRIEAAVREILIAVGEDPDRSGLADTPARVARAYAEMFSGIHQDPGSVLQTMFDMDHEELVLVKDIPFYSTCEHHLVPFHGVAHVGYIPSHDGMVTGLSKLARLVDIIARRPQVQERLTTQIVEALVTHLKPRGAIAVVECEHMCMSMRGIRKPGAKTVTSAVRGQLHDPATRAEAMSLILGR, from the coding sequence GTGACTCACATCGACGACGACGTCCCCAACACTGCCTCGGACGCCGCCTCAGCGGACGGCCCCATGGACCTGCCGCGCATCGAGGCGGCGGTCCGGGAGATCCTGATCGCCGTGGGGGAGGACCCGGACCGCTCCGGCCTGGCCGACACCCCCGCCCGGGTGGCGCGTGCCTACGCCGAGATGTTCTCGGGCATCCACCAGGACCCGGGATCGGTCCTCCAGACCATGTTCGACATGGACCACGAGGAACTCGTGCTGGTCAAGGACATCCCGTTCTACTCGACCTGTGAGCATCACCTGGTCCCGTTCCACGGCGTCGCGCATGTGGGGTACATCCCCTCGCACGACGGCATGGTGACGGGGCTGAGCAAACTGGCGCGCCTCGTGGACATCATCGCCCGCAGGCCGCAGGTGCAGGAACGGCTCACCACGCAGATCGTGGAAGCCCTCGTGACCCACCTCAAGCCGCGCGGCGCCATCGCCGTCGTGGAATGCGAACACATGTGCATGTCGATGCGGGGCATCCGCAAGCCCGGCGCCAAGACCGTCACCAGCGCGGTCCGCGGGCAGCTGCACGACCCAGCCACACGAGCTGAAGCCATGAGCCTGATACTCGGAAGGTAA
- the folB gene encoding dihydroneopterin aldolase codes for MSAGETGGVRTLDRIELRGVTATGYHGVFDFERREGQPFVVDLVMRRDFRRAAETDEVEDTAHYGLVAEAVTAVIEGPAVNLIEKLAVLIARAVLEGFDVEAVEVTVHKPKAPIEVPFGDVAVVVSRSRADFPGLEGGSA; via the coding sequence ATGAGCGCGGGGGAGACCGGCGGCGTCCGCACGCTGGACCGGATCGAACTCCGCGGCGTGACCGCCACCGGCTACCACGGGGTCTTCGATTTCGAACGCCGTGAGGGCCAGCCGTTCGTGGTGGACCTGGTGATGCGCCGGGACTTCCGCCGTGCGGCCGAGACCGACGAGGTCGAGGACACGGCCCACTACGGACTCGTGGCCGAAGCCGTGACCGCGGTGATCGAGGGCCCGGCCGTGAACCTCATCGAGAAGCTGGCCGTCCTGATCGCCCGCGCCGTCCTGGAGGGCTTCGACGTGGAGGCCGTCGAGGTCACGGTGCACAAGCCCAAGGCGCCCATCGAAGTGCCGTTCGGGGACGTCGCCGTCGTGGTGTCCCGTTCCCGTGCCGATTTCCCCGGACTCGAAGGAGGTTCCGCATGA